One Methanomassiliicoccales archaeon genomic window, TAATGAACTTCTAGCATCGAGGTTCAAAAGCCAAATTTTTTAGCCAAGTGATCAAATAGTCTAGCAATATGAGAGGAAGTTTTCGACTCCCTTGCGGTACAAACGTCACACTTGACAAGATTATCGATAGAATCAATAACGATCAGGAAATACTTTCACTCTGGCGGGCTTCAAATGTTATGGCAATCGACAGAATGGGCTACAATGATCACGGACCAACCCATGTTAAGATTGTAGCGACTACTGCACTTAGGATACTACGAATTCTCATTGAAAGTGGCGAAAGACCAAACATCGTAGAAGATTATGGGATGAGAAATGAAGAAGCTGAGATCATTGTTGTGCTTGCTTCTGCACTTCATGATATAGGCCATGCAGTTCATCGCAACGCGCATGAGGAATTCTCACTTGTTTTAGCACCGCCGATTCTGAGAAGGATTCTCTCAGAGTTTTACTCTGAACCTGCGCTTACAGTGCTCATTACCGAAACTCTACATGCAATGATTGCTCATCACGAGGAATGTGTTCCTCTGACGCTTGAAGCTGGAATAGTAAGAATTGCTGATGCACTTGATATGGAGAAAGGGAGGGCGAGGATACCGTTTAGGGCGGGAAGCATCAATATTCATTCCGTATCAGCTCTTGCGATTGACAAAGTTAAAATCATGAAAGGAAATGAAAAGCCAGTCAGAATCGAAATAAAGATGAACAACTCTGCTGGCATCTTTCAAATTGATGAATTGTTGCGCGATAAAATAGAAAAATCTGGTCTAAGAGATAAACTAAGTATTGTGATTGAGCTTCCAGATCAGGAAGTCAAAATACTCGAGTCTCTTAAACTCTAATCGCTCTCGATCCGCGGGGCCAGTAAATAATTCACTTCACCTTTTCCATCAGCGATTTGAAACTCCAATTTTACAGGAAAATCGTTTCCGAGATTGATTTTCACTGATGTGCCCGACGGGATTGCCCGAATCATGTTTGAGAAGTAATCCAATGGAAAGAGGCTTCTCACCTTTTCCTTGCATTCCAGCACTATAAGAAGATCCTTAGAAAGCTTAAGGCTTACAGAATCAGTATCCCCTTCCGAGAACATTTCAAACCCGTCTGGAGACGCCGTAAGTGCTATGTAATCCGAAATGTTTTCAGCTGCCTTTATTCCTTTCTGGAGTTCATCAGATGTTACAACCACTGTAGCTGGCAAATTGAGATTTGGGACCTTTGGATCAGACATCCCAGTAGTATCGACAAGGTTCATTCTTCTTGTAATATTGCCAACGTTGATTACGAGCCTGTTGCGCGCCTCATCCTGCTCTAGCTCGATAATTTCTCCAGCCTTCGAGAGT contains:
- the pcn gene encoding proliferating cell nuclear antigen (pcna), producing the protein MLHARVKSEILKSIVEVVSTLVDEAKFNIAPDKLSLKAVDPAHVAMVNLSLQKGAFEEYKADDTELGIDLDKIKEVLRLSKAGEIIELEQDEARNRLVINVGNITRRMNLVDTTGMSDPKVPNLNLPATVVVTSDELQKGIKAAENISDYIALTASPDGFEMFSEGDTDSVSLKLSKDLLIVLECKEKVRSLFPLDYFSNMIRAIPSGTSVKINLGNDFPVKLEFQIADGKGEVNYLLAPRIESD
- a CDS encoding HD domain-containing protein, whose product is MRGSFRLPCGTNVTLDKIIDRINNDQEILSLWRASNVMAIDRMGYNDHGPTHVKIVATTALRILRILIESGERPNIVEDYGMRNEEAEIIVVLASALHDIGHAVHRNAHEEFSLVLAPPILRRILSEFYSEPALTVLITETLHAMIAHHEECVPLTLEAGIVRIADALDMEKGRARIPFRAGSINIHSVSALAIDKVKIMKGNEKPVRIEIKMNNSAGIFQIDELLRDKIEKSGLRDKLSIVIELPDQEVKILESLKL